In one window of Candidatus Sulfuricurvum sp. RIFRC-1 DNA:
- a CDS encoding prepilin-type N-terminal cleavage/methylation domain-containing protein, with amino-acid sequence MKRNAFTLVELIFVIVIIGVLSAVAIPKFKNLKQNAEVSSVIKTTIDTASSAASAAVNEIDLEDGNASDTNLSNLVDVKGKGWSYAATQGAGTYTYKNPGGTEVAKIDFSGANRTVTYTFTCNGFKDSLSKSKCIEDTNTSGTATSKTINF; translated from the coding sequence ATGAAACGTAATGCATTCACCCTTGTCGAGTTGATCTTTGTCATCGTTATTATTGGAGTATTGTCAGCAGTTGCCATTCCAAAATTCAAAAATCTTAAACAAAATGCTGAGGTTTCGTCTGTTATTAAAACGACAATCGATACTGCCTCAAGTGCTGCGAGTGCTGCAGTAAATGAAATTGATTTAGAAGACGGAAATGCTTCAGATACTAATCTTAGTAATTTGGTTGATGTAAAAGGTAAGGGTTGGTCTTATGCTGCTACGCAAGGTGCTGGAACATATACATATAAAAATCCAGGCGGAACTGAAGTAGCTAAAATTGATTTTAGCGGTGCTAATCGTACAGTAACATATACATTTACATGTAATGGATTTAAAGATAGTTTGAGCAAATCTAAATGTATTGAAGATACGAATACATCTGGTACTGCTACATCTAAAACAATTAATTTCTAA
- a CDS encoding DUF3972 domain-containing protein: MQGHWMSIDDYAGMTQMDRSAVETLIVRGKLTTTIEDGEVFIDAGKGMAGIVPVTLQELSASHADVTMGASFVEKTIGTIINLHEKVLGAKEETIESIKNENLFLREALGSLQELYDEDRRTIATLTEQLRLSQQEVEFMRRKYKLMWGKVIDDHASV, from the coding sequence ATGCAAGGGCATTGGATGAGTATCGATGATTACGCTGGGATGACACAAATGGATCGCAGTGCCGTTGAAACGTTGATCGTCCGTGGCAAGCTGACTACAACTATCGAAGATGGAGAGGTATTTATCGATGCGGGTAAAGGGATGGCCGGAATCGTTCCGGTAACGCTTCAGGAGCTGAGCGCATCGCACGCCGATGTAACAATGGGAGCGAGTTTCGTCGAAAAAACGATCGGAACGATCATCAATCTCCATGAAAAAGTCCTCGGTGCTAAAGAGGAAACCATCGAATCGATTAAAAATGAGAATCTTTTTCTGAGGGAAGCACTTGGCTCTCTCCAAGAACTTTATGATGAAGATCGACGTACCATCGCAACCCTCACCGAGCAGCTCCGCCTTTCTCAACAAGAAGTTGAATTTATGCGACGTAAATACAAACTGATGTGGGGCAAAGTAATCGACGATCACGCCTCAGTATGA
- a CDS encoding ABC transporter substrate-binding protein has translation MKRYGIILFLCIAALYAQPPLEKVSVKLQWADQFQFAGYYVAKEKGFYRDAGLDVTLQKFDPKKLAVDEVMAGRSTYGIGRSSLLVDRMKGKDVIALAAIFQSSPFILLSKKSLDIQTPRDLIGKRIMMTEDFQDTISVRAMLNSQDVRMGQLKFLEHSFNPLDIANGKTDVMACYISNEPYVLKEKGIETNLISPEAYGFDFYSDILFTSEDEVRHHPKRVRAFVDATLKGWEYAFAHIPETAQLIRERYNTQNKSLESLIYEGKVLKDLSYHDNQPLGAITVEKFRRISDIYRVMGVPQNEKRLEGFIYDDVTHLSVAMSVDERSFLHINTIRYTSTFAWPPFNFHSSEQQNELQGIAADFWKLIVERTGMETAFVPSPTWGAILDSIKTKTADVTLGTSISKDKEAYALFSKPYASFPNVIVTDKTIDFIPGLDALEGKRVAIGQGYSIVERISAKYPKIVVVEVEDTREGLKLLSSGRVDAVVDILPVVAYLMNADHFLDLKISGTTEFNFDVRMMIRNDYPQLKSIIDKAIDTITIAERQKIFNRYIAVTYQERVDYSWVYGISFGALFIIAFFVYRQFEMGKYNKQLLQMATTDPLTQLANRMRLDDKLLECHQFYQRLQRNYSVMILDLDNFKRINDTYGHLIGDKTLVRLSRILRDNIRDIDIVGRWGGEEFMIICPETDIEGIKHLAYKIQEVVNAYNFPHIHTLTCSFGISESREGDRIENVVGRADSALYRAKEEGKNRIYVG, from the coding sequence ATGAAGCGGTATGGTATTATCTTATTTTTATGCATTGCTGCATTATATGCTCAGCCGCCACTTGAAAAAGTATCGGTAAAACTCCAATGGGCGGATCAATTTCAGTTTGCAGGATATTATGTTGCCAAAGAAAAAGGGTTTTACCGTGATGCAGGTTTAGATGTAACCCTCCAAAAATTTGATCCGAAAAAACTCGCAGTCGATGAGGTGATGGCGGGGCGCAGCACGTATGGGATCGGACGATCTTCCCTTCTGGTAGATCGGATGAAAGGAAAAGATGTTATTGCGCTTGCGGCTATTTTCCAAAGTTCTCCTTTTATTCTCCTGTCAAAAAAATCGTTGGATATTCAAACGCCTCGTGATTTGATCGGCAAGCGGATAATGATGACGGAGGATTTTCAGGACACGATTTCGGTGCGGGCAATGCTCAATTCTCAAGATGTACGGATGGGACAGCTCAAATTTTTAGAACACAGCTTTAACCCCCTCGATATCGCAAACGGAAAAACGGACGTAATGGCATGCTATATTTCGAATGAGCCTTATGTTTTAAAAGAGAAAGGGATAGAGACCAATCTCATCAGCCCCGAAGCGTACGGATTTGATTTTTACAGTGATATCCTTTTCACTTCTGAAGACGAAGTGCGTCACCATCCAAAACGTGTCCGTGCCTTTGTGGACGCTACGCTCAAAGGGTGGGAATACGCCTTTGCCCATATCCCTGAAACGGCACAGCTTATTCGTGAACGCTATAACACTCAAAACAAATCGTTGGAGAGTCTGATTTATGAGGGGAAAGTACTCAAAGATCTCTCTTATCACGACAATCAACCTCTGGGGGCAATAACGGTTGAAAAATTTCGCCGAATATCGGATATTTATCGGGTGATGGGTGTGCCCCAAAACGAAAAACGGTTGGAAGGTTTTATCTATGATGATGTCACCCATCTATCGGTAGCGATGAGTGTCGATGAACGCTCTTTTTTGCACATTAATACGATTCGTTATACCTCTACCTTTGCGTGGCCGCCGTTTAATTTTCATTCTTCAGAACAGCAAAATGAACTGCAAGGGATTGCTGCTGATTTTTGGAAATTGATAGTGGAACGAACCGGAATGGAAACCGCGTTTGTCCCCTCTCCTACATGGGGAGCTATTTTGGATTCGATTAAAACCAAAACAGCCGATGTAACATTGGGAACCTCGATTTCAAAAGATAAAGAGGCGTATGCACTATTTTCAAAGCCGTATGCTTCGTTTCCAAATGTCATAGTTACCGATAAAACCATCGACTTTATTCCGGGACTTGATGCATTGGAGGGGAAACGTGTTGCGATAGGGCAAGGGTATAGTATTGTTGAACGAATCTCGGCGAAATACCCAAAAATTGTTGTCGTTGAAGTGGAAGATACTCGTGAAGGATTGAAGCTTCTGAGCTCCGGCAGAGTTGATGCGGTGGTCGATATTTTACCGGTCGTCGCTTATTTGATGAATGCCGATCATTTTTTGGATCTCAAAATTTCGGGGACAACCGAGTTTAATTTTGACGTTAGGATGATGATCCGAAATGATTATCCTCAGCTCAAGTCGATTATCGATAAAGCGATTGATACTATTACAATAGCCGAACGACAAAAGATATTTAACCGATACATTGCCGTTACCTATCAAGAGAGAGTTGATTACAGTTGGGTGTACGGCATCAGTTTTGGAGCTTTGTTTATTATTGCGTTCTTTGTCTATCGACAGTTTGAGATGGGAAAATACAATAAACAATTGTTACAGATGGCAACGACAGATCCGTTAACGCAACTTGCAAATCGGATGCGTTTGGATGACAAACTGTTGGAATGTCATCAATTCTATCAGCGTTTACAGCGCAACTATTCGGTTATGATTCTGGATCTGGATAATTTCAAACGGATAAATGATACGTACGGTCATTTAATCGGAGACAAAACACTGGTGCGTCTTTCACGTATTTTACGTGACAATATTCGCGATATTGATATCGTAGGACGATGGGGCGGCGAAGAGTTTATGATTATTTGCCCTGAAACGGATATTGAGGGGATAAAGCATCTGGCATATAAAATTCAAGAGGTTGTCAATGCATACAATTTCCCCCATATCCATACGCTCACGTGCAGCTTCGGGATCAGTGAGAGCCGTGAAGGAGATCGGATTGAGAATGTGGTAGGGCGTGCAGACAGTGCATTGTACCGAGCCAAAGAAGAGGGGAAAAATCGGATTTATGTAGGATAA
- the purE gene encoding 5-(carboxyamino)imidazole ribonucleotide mutase, with product MKFVSIIMGSKSDFDVMKSCSETLEAFGVQYELIISSAHRSPERTKDYVLAAETKGAQVFIAAAGMAAHLAGVLASKTIKPIIGVPMSASALSGIDALLSTVQMPAGMPVATVAIGKAGAINSAYLAMQILALENEELRMKLQEDRISKAKKVEMDSLEIETIL from the coding sequence ATGAAATTCGTATCGATTATAATGGGGAGCAAAAGCGATTTCGATGTAATGAAATCGTGTTCAGAGACACTTGAAGCGTTTGGTGTTCAATACGAACTCATTATCTCATCCGCACACCGAAGTCCTGAACGGACCAAAGATTATGTACTCGCGGCAGAGACCAAAGGGGCACAGGTATTTATCGCAGCCGCCGGTATGGCAGCGCATTTGGCCGGTGTTCTAGCTTCTAAGACCATCAAACCGATTATCGGCGTACCAATGAGTGCATCTGCGCTATCGGGTATCGATGCTCTCCTCTCAACCGTACAAATGCCAGCAGGTATGCCGGTAGCAACCGTTGCTATCGGTAAAGCCGGAGCAATCAACTCAGCGTATTTGGCAATGCAGATTTTAGCGTTAGAAAACGAGGAGTTACGGATGAAACTCCAAGAAGATCGTATCAGCAAAGCAAAAAAAGTAGAAATGGATTCACTGGAGATTGAAACTATTTTATAG
- the pckA gene encoding phosphoenolpyruvate carboxykinase (ATP), with protein sequence MISAEIETLGIKNSGKLFHNLGYDELIEHELANGECKLASSGATMVDTGIFTGRSPKDKYFVDSDPSNKYIAWGDVNKKIDKAVFDELLVVAKEQLSGKDLYITDVYCGSSATSKRSVRFVSEIAWQSHFVKNMFIRPTATELESFKPSFTVLNACKAVNEKWENHGLNSEVFVLFDVEANLCIIGGTWYGGEMKKGIFSMMNYWLPLEGKLSMHCSANVGSDGDTCLFFGLSGTGKTTLSTDPKRALIGDDEHGWDDEGVFNFEGGCYAKVINLDPSSEPEIHNAIRRNALLENVVFNEDGIVDYTDGSKTENTRVSYPIEHIDNHQPSLMAAHPKNIIFLSADAFGVLPPVSKLTKEQAMYYFLSGYTAKVAGTERGITEPVATFSSCFGEAFLPLHPTVYAKLLGEKIDEHGVNVYLVNTGWTGGGYGVGKRMSIKDTRACINAILDGSINESEFDTTNTFGFHIPKTLGSIDPVILNPRNAWADRDAYLVQRDNLAALFIKNFKKYTGGESDFDYSAAGPQLP encoded by the coding sequence ATGATTTCCGCAGAGATTGAGACGTTAGGCATTAAAAATAGTGGAAAGCTTTTCCATAATCTTGGTTACGATGAGTTGATTGAACATGAACTCGCAAACGGTGAATGTAAGCTAGCAAGCAGTGGTGCCACTATGGTCGATACCGGTATTTTCACCGGTCGAAGCCCTAAAGATAAATATTTTGTTGATAGTGACCCTTCGAACAAATACATTGCGTGGGGTGATGTCAACAAAAAAATTGATAAAGCAGTTTTTGATGAACTATTAGTCGTTGCTAAAGAACAACTCTCAGGCAAAGATCTCTACATCACCGACGTTTATTGCGGCTCAAGTGCTACCAGTAAGCGTTCTGTCCGTTTCGTCTCTGAAATCGCGTGGCAATCACACTTTGTCAAAAATATGTTTATCCGTCCTACTGCAACCGAGTTAGAAAGTTTTAAACCCTCTTTTACCGTACTCAACGCATGTAAAGCAGTCAATGAAAAATGGGAAAATCATGGTTTAAATTCCGAAGTTTTCGTCCTCTTTGATGTGGAAGCCAATCTTTGTATCATTGGTGGAACGTGGTACGGTGGAGAGATGAAAAAAGGGATTTTTTCAATGATGAACTATTGGCTTCCATTAGAAGGGAAGCTCTCAATGCACTGTTCGGCTAACGTCGGATCGGATGGTGATACATGCCTATTCTTCGGACTTAGCGGAACCGGAAAAACTACCCTCTCAACCGACCCAAAACGTGCACTCATCGGAGACGATGAACACGGTTGGGATGATGAAGGTGTCTTTAATTTCGAGGGCGGATGCTACGCCAAAGTGATCAATCTCGATCCATCCAGCGAACCTGAGATTCACAATGCAATTCGCCGTAATGCGTTGCTTGAAAATGTCGTTTTTAATGAAGACGGGATTGTTGATTATACCGACGGTTCTAAAACCGAAAATACCCGTGTCTCTTACCCAATTGAGCATATTGATAATCATCAGCCATCTCTTATGGCAGCACATCCTAAAAATATCATTTTCCTCTCTGCCGATGCATTCGGCGTATTGCCTCCGGTGAGTAAACTCACCAAAGAACAAGCGATGTATTATTTCCTCAGCGGATATACGGCCAAAGTTGCGGGTACTGAGCGTGGGATTACTGAACCCGTCGCAACATTCAGTTCATGTTTCGGTGAAGCATTTTTGCCGCTTCATCCAACCGTCTACGCAAAACTTTTAGGTGAAAAGATCGATGAACATGGGGTAAATGTTTACCTAGTGAATACCGGTTGGACCGGTGGAGGATACGGTGTCGGTAAACGTATGAGCATCAAAGATACCCGTGCGTGTATCAACGCTATCCTCGATGGTTCGATCAATGAGAGTGAATTTGATACGACCAACACTTTTGGATTCCATATTCCAAAAACGCTCGGTTCAATCGATCCGGTTATCCTCAATCCTCGTAATGCATGGGCTGATCGTGATGCTTACCTCGTTCAACGTGATAATCTAGCGGCGCTCTTCATTAAAAACTTCAAAAAATATACGGGCGGCGAGAGTGATTTCGATTACTCAGCTGCAGGACCGCAATTACCATAA
- a CDS encoding peptidase U32 family protein gives MKKVELLSPAGNLEKLKIAIDFGADAVYGGVSHFSLRIRSGKEFDLESFKEGIDYAHDKGRKVYVTINGFPFNSQLKLLKEHIATMASLEPDAFIVATPGVLKLAHQIAPHIPLHLSTQANVMNVLDAQVYYDMGARRIIAAREISLKDLKQIKEELPDLEIEVFVHGSMCFAYSGRCLISTLQSGRVPNRGSCANDCRFPYEMYAANPETGTLFKLVEDEGIGTYIMNSKDLNLASHIQEIIDAGCIDSLKIEGRTKAPYYAAITAKVYRQAIDDYYAGTFDGEAYQKELNTMQNRGFTDAYLINRPFEKHDTQNLDFSMMMGTHQVSGIVDESGDFFECKYKTFPNDIMEIVAPSNAIIEAVDNEIGTVEMKDGQWCISFKQLLAENGKVWDQVHSGNLNRFKLPIKLPAFTFFRIPATEDMGIGTKC, from the coding sequence TTGAAAAAAGTCGAGCTCCTCTCCCCTGCGGGGAACCTAGAAAAACTTAAAATTGCTATCGACTTCGGTGCTGACGCCGTGTATGGGGGAGTTAGCCACTTTTCTCTCCGTATCCGTTCCGGTAAAGAGTTCGATTTGGAGAGCTTCAAAGAGGGGATTGATTATGCCCATGATAAAGGTCGTAAAGTCTATGTGACGATCAACGGTTTCCCCTTTAACTCTCAGCTCAAACTTCTCAAAGAACATATTGCGACCATGGCATCATTAGAACCCGATGCGTTTATCGTAGCAACCCCGGGCGTACTCAAACTCGCCCATCAGATAGCCCCTCACATTCCTCTGCATCTCTCAACCCAAGCCAATGTTATGAACGTCCTTGATGCACAGGTCTATTACGACATGGGGGCACGCCGGATCATCGCGGCACGGGAAATCTCTCTTAAAGACCTCAAGCAAATCAAAGAGGAGCTCCCCGATTTGGAGATCGAAGTATTTGTCCATGGTTCGATGTGTTTTGCCTACAGCGGCCGCTGTTTGATCTCGACACTCCAAAGCGGTCGCGTCCCCAATCGCGGAAGCTGTGCGAATGATTGCCGATTTCCCTACGAAATGTACGCCGCCAATCCTGAAACCGGGACCTTGTTTAAACTCGTAGAGGATGAGGGAATCGGTACGTATATCATGAACTCCAAAGATCTCAATCTCGCATCCCATATCCAAGAGATCATCGATGCAGGATGTATCGATTCACTCAAAATCGAAGGGCGTACAAAAGCCCCTTATTACGCGGCTATCACCGCCAAAGTGTATCGTCAAGCTATCGATGATTATTATGCAGGAACGTTTGATGGAGAGGCTTACCAAAAAGAACTCAATACCATGCAAAACAGAGGCTTTACCGATGCCTATCTGATTAATCGTCCTTTTGAGAAACACGACACCCAAAATCTCGATTTCTCTATGATGATGGGAACGCATCAGGTAAGCGGTATTGTCGATGAATCAGGAGATTTTTTCGAGTGTAAATACAAAACTTTCCCCAATGATATTATGGAAATTGTTGCCCCCTCAAATGCAATCATCGAAGCGGTTGACAATGAAATCGGTACTGTTGAAATGAAAGATGGGCAATGGTGTATATCTTTTAAACAGCTGCTCGCCGAAAACGGAAAAGTTTGGGATCAGGTCCACAGTGGGAATCTCAACCGTTTTAAACTCCCTATTAAACTGCCTGCATTTACCTTTTTCCGTATCCCTGCAACTGAGGATATGGGGATTGGAACGAAATGTTAA
- the glnA gene encoding type I glutamate--ammonia ligase, translated as MGKFVNSVDEFFSFCKENDVQFVDFRFTDMKGTWHHVSYRMSAVNAGHFEGGLPFDGSSIDAWQPINRSDMLLKPDAESAFMDPFTADPTVIVICDVYDIYKGQAYEKCPRAIAKKALEHLANAGVGDVAYFGPENEFFVFDDVKIRDEVNCSYYEVDTEEGAWNDAKDFKDGFNTGHRPRTKGGYFPVAPIDTMVDLRAEMMLALEQVGLEVVLGHHEVAQGQGEIGIVFGTLVEAADNVQKLKYVIKMVAHLNGKTVTFMPKPLYGDNGNGMHVHQSIWKDGKNTFYKEGGYSNLSETALHYVGGVFAHARAVAAFTNPSTNSYKRLIPGFEAPSILTYSSQNRSASCRVPYGAGEKATRIEMRFPDSTSCPYLAFTAMLLAGLDGIKNKTVPVGPMDEDLFELTLNEIREKGIQQMPHTLRGALESLIRDNDFLQPVMTPEFLDTYQNYKFETQVWPDEARPTAFEFKSTYSC; from the coding sequence ATGGGTAAATTCGTAAATAGTGTCGACGAGTTTTTCAGTTTTTGTAAAGAGAATGACGTTCAGTTCGTTGACTTTCGTTTCACCGATATGAAAGGGACATGGCACCACGTCAGCTATCGTATGAGCGCGGTTAACGCAGGTCATTTTGAAGGCGGTCTTCCGTTTGACGGTTCTTCAATCGATGCTTGGCAGCCGATCAACCGTTCAGATATGTTGCTTAAACCGGATGCTGAATCAGCATTTATGGACCCGTTTACTGCTGATCCGACCGTTATCGTTATTTGTGATGTTTATGACATCTACAAAGGTCAAGCGTACGAAAAATGTCCTCGTGCTATCGCGAAAAAAGCGCTTGAGCATCTTGCAAATGCCGGTGTGGGTGATGTTGCTTATTTCGGTCCTGAAAATGAATTCTTCGTATTCGACGATGTTAAAATCCGCGACGAAGTAAACTGTTCATACTACGAAGTAGACACTGAAGAGGGTGCATGGAATGATGCGAAAGATTTCAAAGACGGTTTCAACACCGGTCATCGCCCACGTACAAAAGGGGGTTACTTTCCGGTAGCTCCGATCGATACTATGGTTGATCTTCGTGCTGAGATGATGTTAGCGCTAGAACAAGTCGGTCTTGAAGTTGTTCTCGGTCACCACGAAGTTGCACAAGGTCAAGGTGAAATCGGTATCGTTTTCGGAACATTGGTTGAAGCAGCTGACAACGTACAAAAACTTAAATACGTTATCAAAATGGTAGCTCACCTTAACGGTAAAACGGTTACCTTTATGCCTAAACCGCTTTATGGCGACAACGGTAACGGTATGCACGTTCACCAATCCATCTGGAAAGACGGCAAAAATACATTCTACAAAGAGGGCGGTTACAGCAACCTCTCTGAAACAGCGCTTCATTATGTAGGCGGTGTTTTCGCTCATGCTCGCGCCGTTGCAGCGTTCACGAACCCATCAACCAACTCATACAAACGTCTTATCCCTGGATTCGAAGCACCGTCGATTTTGACCTACTCAAGCCAAAACCGCTCTGCATCTTGTCGTGTTCCATACGGCGCGGGTGAAAAAGCGACACGTATCGAAATGCGTTTCCCGGATTCTACTTCATGCCCATACCTTGCGTTTACCGCAATGTTGCTAGCTGGTTTAGATGGTATCAAAAACAAAACCGTTCCGGTTGGACCGATGGACGAAGATTTGTTCGAACTCACGTTGAATGAAATCCGTGAAAAAGGGATTCAACAAATGCCACACACACTCCGTGGTGCATTGGAATCATTGATTCGTGATAACGATTTCTTGCAACCGGTTATGACTCCAGAATTCTTGGATACTTACCAAAACTATAAATTTGAAACACAAGTATGGCCTGACGAAGCTCGTCCGACTGCATTCGAATTTAAATCTACCTATTCTTGTTAA
- a CDS encoding histidinol-phosphatase HisJ family protein, whose amino-acid sequence MKVDLHNHTVLCNHATGTVNEYVEAAIVCGTEFFGFSDHAPMHYDPAYRMRLDQMGLYESWIKEAQEKYADNITVLLGYEIDYLPGYMDESVLVRPCDYLIGSVHFIDDWGFDNPEFIGRYAGADIDDIYRRYFGLVEAMALSGRFDIVGHLDLLKVFKFLPTKDIRTLAEGALKAIKKADMSIEINVSGYRKPIGEAYPSPLLVEQIAEMEIPITFGSDAHCKEQVGLYSSEAEALARSVGYNKCALYRGRDREMIKF is encoded by the coding sequence ATGAAAGTTGATCTCCATAACCACACTGTTTTGTGTAACCATGCAACGGGAACCGTAAATGAGTATGTAGAAGCTGCTATTGTGTGCGGTACGGAGTTTTTTGGATTTTCCGATCATGCTCCAATGCACTACGATCCTGCATATCGGATGAGATTGGATCAGATGGGTTTGTATGAGTCATGGATAAAAGAAGCCCAAGAGAAGTACGCAGATAACATTACAGTGCTATTAGGGTACGAGATTGATTATCTTCCCGGCTATATGGATGAGAGTGTTTTGGTGCGTCCTTGCGATTATTTGATCGGGAGTGTCCATTTTATCGACGATTGGGGATTTGACAATCCCGAATTTATCGGTCGTTACGCGGGGGCAGATATTGATGATATTTATCGTCGCTATTTCGGACTTGTGGAAGCAATGGCATTAAGCGGCAGATTCGATATTGTCGGGCATCTGGATTTACTCAAGGTGTTTAAATTCCTTCCGACCAAAGATATTCGGACTTTGGCAGAAGGGGCGTTAAAAGCGATTAAAAAAGCCGATATGTCGATTGAAATAAATGTTTCAGGCTATCGAAAACCGATCGGCGAAGCGTATCCTTCCCCGCTTTTGGTAGAGCAAATTGCCGAGATGGAGATACCGATAACGTTTGGTTCGGATGCCCATTGTAAAGAACAAGTCGGGCTTTACAGCAGCGAGGCAGAAGCGTTGGCACGCTCTGTCGGATACAATAAATGTGCCCTTTACCGAGGACGTGATCGGGAAATGATTAAATTTTAA
- a CDS encoding ARMT1-like domain-containing protein — MTIQPECIACIAGQSKRVCDAIHANETLTHSIVTYVETALKDADFTLSPPVIAAPLYEGMAKLANTHDLYEAQKQHASEQAKNYLPFLYETIEQSDNSFLATLKTAVVGNVIDLAAEVSFDLHDAIMSVFHTPFAHDDTEALREALRSAKSVLYIGDNAGEHLFDALAIGFLQKLYPDIDVTYMVRGNPIINDVTLKEAKEAGMDEICTLVNSGVPTPGFVYELASSEAQKLFDSADLIIAKGMGNYECMTPIPRKNICFLLKVKCSVVAHSLDRNIGDIVCKFG, encoded by the coding sequence ATGACAATACAACCAGAATGTATTGCCTGCATCGCAGGTCAAAGTAAACGGGTTTGTGATGCAATTCATGCCAATGAAACGTTGACACATTCGATCGTTACCTATGTCGAAACAGCTCTAAAAGATGCCGATTTTACCCTCTCGCCACCCGTCATTGCCGCGCCGTTGTATGAAGGAATGGCAAAACTCGCCAATACACACGATCTGTACGAAGCGCAAAAACAACACGCCTCAGAACAAGCGAAAAACTATCTTCCTTTTTTATATGAGACCATCGAGCAGAGTGATAATTCCTTTCTCGCTACGCTCAAAACAGCGGTCGTCGGCAATGTGATCGATTTGGCCGCAGAGGTGAGCTTTGATCTTCATGATGCGATTATGTCGGTATTTCATACCCCTTTTGCTCATGATGATACCGAAGCATTAAGAGAGGCTCTGCGTAGTGCTAAAAGCGTTCTCTACATCGGAGACAATGCGGGAGAACACCTGTTTGATGCTTTAGCAATTGGGTTCCTCCAAAAACTTTATCCCGACATCGATGTTACCTATATGGTGCGCGGTAATCCGATTATCAACGATGTGACACTCAAAGAAGCTAAAGAAGCGGGGATGGATGAAATCTGTACGCTTGTGAACAGCGGTGTCCCTACCCCTGGATTTGTGTACGAACTCGCATCTTCTGAAGCCCAAAAGCTTTTTGACAGCGCTGATCTGATCATCGCAAAAGGGATGGGGAACTATGAATGCATGACCCCTATCCCCCGCAAAAACATCTGTTTTTTACTCAAAGTAAAATGCTCTGTTGTCGCACATTCACTGGATAGAAACATCGGAGATATCGTTTGCAAATTCGGATAA
- a CDS encoding type II secretion system protein — protein sequence MKKRLVHLGFTLVELIFVIVIIGVLSAVAIPKFANLTDNSKSASELATASSVQSALDAIHGEWITNTCDFDWGNGQNTATTPLNATGYPATLGSASHPLDAILKNTENGDWVLVGAKYYGPATKNGTSTKDRNIAHKPEGNDYWEYNATAGTFKLVEP from the coding sequence ATGAAAAAAAGATTAGTTCACCTTGGATTTACCTTAGTTGAGCTGATCTTCGTCATTGTCATCATCGGGGTTCTCTCGGCGGTGGCGATCCCAAAATTTGCCAACCTCACCGATAACTCCAAATCCGCTTCCGAACTTGCCACCGCTTCATCAGTCCAAAGTGCACTCGATGCCATTCACGGAGAGTGGATTACCAATACGTGCGATTTTGATTGGGGAAACGGACAAAATACCGCGACAACCCCCTTAAATGCTACGGGCTATCCTGCGACACTAGGTTCAGCATCTCATCCGCTTGATGCTATCTTGAAAAATACGGAAAACGGGGATTGGGTATTGGTTGGAGCGAAATATTACGGACCGGCAACCAAGAACGGCACCAGTACCAAAGATCGTAATATTGCCCATAAGCCTGAGGGAAACGATTACTGGGAATACAATGCTACGGCAGGGACATTTAAACTCGTAGAACCGTAA